One Mugil cephalus isolate CIBA_MC_2020 chromosome 12, CIBA_Mcephalus_1.1, whole genome shotgun sequence DNA segment encodes these proteins:
- the LOC125018009 gene encoding pyridoxal kinase-like: MECRVLSIQSHVVRGYVGNKSATFPLQVLGFEVDSINSVQFSNHTGYGHWKGQVLTAEELNVLYEGIKLNKVNHYDYILTGYSRDTSFLETVVDIIQELKKANPSLVYVCDPVMGDQGVMYVPEHLLPVYKDKVVPLADILTPNQFEAELLTGRKINTEQDAVEVMDLLHKMGPETVVLTSTDLPSKLGDQFLVALGSQKITKPDGTNSIQKICMDIPKVDAVFVGTGDLFAALLLAWTHHHPNDLKAACEKTISVMHHVIKRTITYAQEVAGPGKRPTPAQLELRMVQSKADIENPAIVVEAKVLQKSSH; the protein is encoded by the exons ATGGAGTGTCGTGTGCTGTCCATTCAGAGTCATGTTGTCAGGGGATACGTGGGGAACAAGTCGGCAACATTCCCGCTGCAG gttCTGGGCTTTGAAGTGGACTCCATCAACTCTGTACAGTTCTCCAATCACACAG GCTATGGCCACTGGAAGGGACAGGTCCTGACAGCAGAGGAGCTGAATGTGTTGTATGAGGGCATCAAGCTCAATAAAGTGAATCACTATGACTACATCCTCACAG GGTACAGCAGGGACACGTCCTTCCTGGAGACGGTGGTTGATATTATTCAGGAGCTGAAGAAGGCCAATCCCAGCTTAGTGTATG tctgtgATCCTGTTATGGGAGACCAGGGCGTTATG TACgttccagagcacctgctgcccgTCTACAAGGATAAAGTAGTGCCTTTGGCCGACATCCTCACCCCCAACCAGTTTGAAGCAGA ACTGTTAACTGGCAGGAAGATTAACACAGAACAAGATGCTGTTGAG gtgatGGACTTACTTCATAAAATGGGTCCAGAGACGGTGGTTCTCACAAGCACTGACCTGCCCTCAAAACTGGGGGACCAGTTCCTGGTGGCCCTCGGGAGCcaaaaaataa CAAAACCAGATGGGACCAACTCTATTCAGAAAATCTGCATGGACATCCCCAAAGTTGATGCTGTATTTGTGGGAACAGGAGACCTGTTTGCTGCCCTGTTGCTAGCCTGGACTCACCACCACCCCAACGACCTTAAG GCTGCCTGTGAAAAGACGATTTCAGTAATGCACCATGTGATTAAGAGGACCATTACTTATGCCCAGG aGGTGGCTGGCCCCGGGAAAAGGCCCACTCCTGCACAGCTGGAGCTGAGGATGGTTCAGAGCAAGGCCGACATCGAGAATCCTGCCATAGTAGTGGAAGCTAAGGTTTTGCAGAAGTCTTCACACTGA